A region of the Fibrobacter sp. genome:
TTCAAGAGGCAGGGTCACGTCAGGGTCCGCCTGCTTGATAGGATCGTAGGGCTTACCGTTGTCGATAAAGGTTAGCCTTGCCGAAAGCGTCGCCTTGCGGACTTCCACAATCAAGGTCACCTCGGTAGCACCCGAGAACTTGACAATGTTACTGTAGA
Encoded here:
- a CDS encoding ATP-binding protein, which codes for YSNIVKFSGATEVTLIVEVRKATLSARLTFIDNGKPYDPIKQADPDVTLPLEERDIGGLGIFIVKKTMDSVCYRRNGDKNELAITKTL